TATTTCAGTTTCCAATCAGTACCACTATGTgaacttcatattttatttcttaACAGCATGCAGGACACTAAAACAAgtttaaacaggctgactttaAGCGAGATGAGTTACCCTGCTGGATGACGATCGAGTCCAGGCGCAGTTTCATCTCGGCCCTCTCCACAATCCtctcctccactgtgttttcGGTGATGAAACGGAAAACTCGTACCTGCTTCTGCTGACCAATCCTGTGAGCTCGGTcctaaacagagaaaaaaaaaaagaaagtcaggTGATCTGAGCAAAACAATCAAGTTCATTGGTTTCACCCGCACTCGGGTACATTATCATATTAGACTACTAACCATGGCCTGAAGATCGACTTGAGGGTTCCAGTCTGAGTCGTAGAGGATGACTACATCCGCCGTAGCCAGGTTAATACCCAGCCCTCCAGCCCTGGTGCTCAACATGAAGATGAACTTTGAGCTGTTGGGCTCATTGAAAGCATTGATGGAGATctgtaaatacacaaacacatgaaaatgaaGTGCTTTTATAATCACACTCTCAATACCAAACACTCATGAATTGCTTTTGGTCATGGAAGACGACAAATCCACATCTCACCTGTCTCTCCTCGTGTGGCGTTTGCCCATCCAGGCGACAGTAACCGTAGTTCCTCCACATGCAGTAGTCCTCCAAGATGTCCAGCATCCTGGTCATCTGACTGAAGATGAGCACACGTGAACCTACAAAACAGGGATGTGGAGACGTTAACAGAcgtaataaaataattttgcaaTTCTACcagcatttaaaaatgtatatgcAAACGTGAGCGTTAGCCCTCCCGTCAGTAATAAAGAGATAACTAAAATACTGGACAATAAGAATCCACACACCCTGCTCTTTTAGCTTGGGCAGCAGCTTGTCTAGCACCACCATCTTGCCGCTGTTCACCGCCAGGTGGATGTCTGTTGTGTATGGTGGGCCGGGCTCAGCCCCATCAAACAGGTAAGGATGGTTGCAGCATTTTCTCAGCTGCATGAGAACGTTCAGCAGACGCATCTTGTCCATTTTACCCGCTGAGTTCAGAATGTCGATGTCCTTCATCAGAATCTTTGTGTACCTGACGGGTAGTAGCACACAACAACTTAAGTTGAGCATCCACGAATacagcaggggaaaaaaacaaaaacagctcagGTCTTGGTTTATAGCAAGTCCGTTTTAACCGGGGATGCTTACCACTCCCGCTGCATCTTACTCAGGCCAACATAAATCTTGATCTCCTTCTTGGGGAGCAGAGTTTTCTCCACGTCTGCTTTGATACGACGAAGCAAGAAAGGACGCAGCACCTACACGCAGGGAGCACATTAACCCAACTGAAATATTACACACCTTACAACATACAGCAGCGTGCTGGATagtcacattaaaaacattaaatacataCAGTGTGAAGACGTTCAACCAACTTTTGATCACCCAGGCAGTTATTTGTGTCAAACCAGGAATCAAAGTCctgagaaaaaagaagagaaattaaATTAGCACCTTAATACAGAAACACCTCTTCTCTAAGCCATACTGTGAAAAAGCGTGTTTTCAAGACTTCTTCTATACACTACTGATTTTGTGGTTTTCTATAGAAATCCTACTTCTGATGAGTTGAAGACATCAGGCAGCAGGAAGTTCAGGAGAGCCCACAGCTCATGGAGGTTGTTTTGCAGGGGTGTTCCAGTCAACAGCAAACGATTGGTGGTCTTAAATTCACGCACGATTTCTGATAACTATGGAGAAGCAAAGAAAACCTTAGCGATCTGACCATCTCACAGTATTAAAGGTTAGGTGGCTGACATGTGTAACTATTTTGTTTAAGCAGCTATCTGACCTTTGACTTCTCGTTCTTGATCCTGTGAGCCTCGTCAATGACCAGGTATCTCCAGTTGAATTTTTTGAACACTGCCTTTTCAATGATGAGCATCTCGTAGGATGTCACGCACACATCCCACTCTCCAGGCAGCAGCACATCTCGGATCAGGGCAGTCTGTCATTGAAGCAGAAAACTGTTTTTACCACCAGAGTTTTACAGATTAATCTCATAAATATATGTCtacaatacataaaaaataattttaaaaagttgacagattcagagtgtatttaattgcagaaaaaaatcaaactggtGCTGCATTTtctattttacatttatcataaaaccCAAATACAAACATGAACAAATTTAAGGTCCAGGAACACTGTGTAGGTTTTCACTGCCTCAAACTGACCACATAAAGTTTGAAATAGACTCTCACAAACTACTCAGTACCCTGTATACACTTCCTGGCTAAACAGCCAATTATATTTTACAAACCCCATCCTTGTCTTGTTGCTAGCTAACAGACGGTGTATCTGTTCTGAGCATTCTGACCCCAGAACAGTACATGACTGTTGTTGGTTACACAATCTTTTCCTGTGTCACAAATTGACAAGACAACAATAAATTATTATCAAAAATAGATGTTACCTGTTATTTTAATAATCTAAATTGCAATAATAAAAACCAACTACTAAGAGCCTACCTCCCATAACGTATGGCATTATAAGGACTTTTTAAAGACTGAATTAAGACATTAAACAACAATTAAGGCCTTATTTTTTAGATTACAGTATTTAACaccttttaaaactttttaagtGCCTGTgggagtcacacacacacaaaaaaaacaatatggAGTCCACCAAATAGAACTGGTGAAGGACAACCCAAACATCTGcaaaaatactttgattttcACACCACTGATACATTTTTGACACAGCTTACCCGCTCATCTCTGTCTCCGATCAGGCAGACTGCACGAAGGGAAGGCACCCATCTCTTGAACTCATTCATCCAGTTGTAGAGGGTGGACTTGGGAACCAGCACCATGTGAGGACCAGGGATGTTTCTGTAGTGCTTCATATAACCCAGCAGTGCAATAGTTTGGAGAGTCTTTCCCAATCCCTGACaataagaaaagaaagcatGAATGAAAAAACAGCATTATGACACGATAAAAATATCTGGAATTTAACTCCACGAATAAGTAGAAACGTGAAAAAGTGCTGACCATTTCATCGGCGAGGATACCGTTGATTCCATTCTCGTACAAAGAAATGAGCCAGTTCAGACCGCGGACCTGATAGTCCCTCATCTTTCCTGTTTTCACATCTACATTACAAACAAGAAAACGAAATTCTGtaagaacatttttttattttgtcttgtcTAATAAAAACTCCCACCATTAGGGCAGTAATAGATCAACAACCGCAAGTCAAGTCAAATTTGCTTAGGAAGGCTCCTAACTGAGTGAAGTGACACAGATGAGCTGGCTgaattttgttaaatacaaagaaaatgtgcttcagtgcttcctttactgGCTGTATCAGGATCAGCCACATGTATAACATATACATTTGTTATTTGCTCTCGCTCAGTGCGTGCTTTGAGTCCCCATAAAAACAGGTCTTTACTTACAGGAGGGAGACTCGTCAAAGCGAGTGCACACATTTGTGGTCTTTGTGCTCTCGTTAAGAAGCTCCTCGTCCTCTTCTTGCTCCGTGCGACGGTGGCGATTGCTTTCAAACACATAAAAGACAACGTTATAAATCACAATGAGAGAAAACTTTATAAatggagaaaaagaaactgtgCTGTAGGGATAGATACTCACTCTCCAGCTGAAAGCAAATTCTGTTTCTCGTCCTTCTTGATACGAGGACGTCCTGGTTTCATCTTGAGCGGTGAGGTGGGGGTCTTCTGTGCAGCTGGTTGGATGAAATGAGCAAACAGCTCTGTTTGCTTCAGCAGATACTCAAATCTGTTGGTCCGGTCTGTTTGCTGCATTACACAGAAAGAAAGTCCCATTCATCTTCTGACCCGGGAGTACAGTTGTGAACCATGCAATGATGGAAGAGAGGACTTACCACTTTCTCCTCATAACCTGGAGTAGAGTCTTTAGTtttggaggaagatgaggaggaggaggcatcTTGTCCATCAGCACCTGCATCTGAAGAGGACTCTTTTCCAGCATCTGAAGAGTCAGACTTCTCCTAAGGGAGTGTATGGTGAAAACAAACCAGTCTTACTTAGTGGACGTCGTCCTGA
This sequence is a window from Oreochromis niloticus isolate F11D_XX linkage group LG6, O_niloticus_UMD_NMBU, whole genome shotgun sequence. Protein-coding genes within it:
- the smarca5 gene encoding SWI/SNF-related matrix-associated actin-dependent regulator of chromatin subfamily A member 5; amino-acid sequence: MSESANCVEQREEQAEVEDAGGAEEKSDSSDAGKESSSDAGADGQDASSSSSSSKTKDSTPGYEEKVQTDRTNRFEYLLKQTELFAHFIQPAAQKTPTSPLKMKPGRPRIKKDEKQNLLSAGDNRHRRTEQEEDEELLNESTKTTNVCTRFDESPSYVKTGKMRDYQVRGLNWLISLYENGINGILADEMGLGKTLQTIALLGYMKHYRNIPGPHMVLVPKSTLYNWMNEFKRWVPSLRAVCLIGDRDERTALIRDVLLPGEWDVCVTSYEMLIIEKAVFKKFNWRYLVIDEAHRIKNEKSKLSEIVREFKTTNRLLLTGTPLQNNLHELWALLNFLLPDVFNSSEDFDSWFDTNNCLGDQKLVERLHTVLRPFLLRRIKADVEKTLLPKKEIKIYVGLSKMQREWYTKILMKDIDILNSAGKMDKMRLLNVLMQLRKCCNHPYLFDGAEPGPPYTTDIHLAVNSGKMVVLDKLLPKLKEQGSRVLIFSQMTRMLDILEDYCMWRNYGYCRLDGQTPHEERQISINAFNEPNSSKFIFMLSTRAGGLGINLATADVVILYDSDWNPQVDLQAMDRAHRIGQQKQVRVFRFITENTVEERIVERAEMKLRLDSIVIQQGRLVDPSANKLGKDEMLSIIRHGATHVFASKESEITDDDIDAILERGERKTMEMKERMSSLGESSLRNFTMDTENTSVYTFEGEDYREKKKVITNWIEPPKRERKANYAVDAYFREALRVSEPKAPKAPRPPKQPNVQDFQFFPPRLFELLEKEILFYRKTIGYKVPRNPDIPNSAQVQKEEQAKIDEAEALTEEELEEKESLLQQGFTIWNKRDFNQFIKANEKWGRDDIENIAREVEGKTPEEVMEYSAVFWERCNELQDIEKIMAQIERGEARIQRRISIKKALDSKIGRYKAPFHQLRISYGTNKGKNYTEEEDRFLICMLHKLGFDKESVYDELRQCIRNSPQFRFDWFLKSRTAMELQRRCNTLITLIERENMELEEREKAEKKKRGPKTGSAQKRKSEGTPDGRGRRKKLKL